The proteins below come from a single Verrucomicrobiia bacterium genomic window:
- a CDS encoding glycosyltransferase, which produces MASAVPAQPRVTVDGKFFRLGEKKFFVKGVAYGPFPPNAQGQPFASTEQTAADLSQIVQLGANVIRVYDLPPRWLLELAHERSLKIFVDIPWNRHLCIDSQERREQARDIVRKTVLACGRHPAVFAFSVGNEIPADIVRWTGARAVSEWIDELIAEAKRVDPGCLCTYSNFPPTEFVHPASVDFVCFNVYLHNEQPFRNYMARLQMIAEAKPLVLGEFGADSLREGEGRKSEMLAWQIEESFRAGLAGTVVFTYTDEWFRGGRMVDDWQMGLVTADRQAKDSFYTVLRQFNAAPCFPLRRYPRISVVVASYNGDRTLRNCLQSLQRLNYPDYEVILVDDGSSDTTPKIAAEFPHARTIRHPRNLGLSIARNTGISAASGEIVAFTDSDCRADEDWLYHLAATLQDGEFIGAGGPNLLPPEDSAVAAAVMASPGGPAHVMLTDRQAEHIPGCNMAFYRSALEEIGGFDPTYTKAGDDVDICWRLQQAGYRIGFSPAAFVWHYRRSTVQAYLKQQHGYGEAEAMLVRKHPENFNALGGSIWHGRIYGTAKGGLDLQRPVIYHGLFGSAGFQRLYSSGSGTALIFCTSLEYHLLITFPLWVMSAVSHYFIPLALASMLITLSVCALAAYQAVVPREQRRWWSRPLVALMHLLQPLVRGAARYQGRLAVTPLRLESQQSIDSLALRGSPRPLGEVQYWAEQRIERIDFVKAMLDRLDKKGWPNRTDTGWNDYDVEIYGTRWSHLQVATVAEEHPKQRQLIRCRLRPTWSLSARIAFSALLGFALLIIGWIGSPWAWLTLLVLPAFVWWLRQDQRSLQSIITVFLDELAKQMGLFPHNGPNPADRDYPRRETELTHESKEAAGRPL; this is translated from the coding sequence ATGGCATCCGCGGTTCCAGCCCAGCCACGCGTCACCGTGGACGGCAAGTTCTTCCGACTGGGCGAAAAAAAGTTTTTCGTCAAGGGAGTCGCGTACGGTCCGTTCCCGCCCAACGCGCAGGGACAGCCTTTTGCTTCAACCGAACAAACCGCCGCGGATCTCTCCCAAATCGTTCAACTCGGCGCCAACGTCATCCGCGTTTACGACCTCCCTCCGCGATGGCTGCTGGAACTCGCACATGAACGCAGCCTGAAGATTTTTGTAGATATTCCCTGGAACCGGCACCTGTGCATCGATTCCCAGGAGCGGCGCGAGCAGGCACGCGACATCGTACGGAAAACGGTGCTCGCCTGCGGACGCCATCCCGCGGTGTTCGCATTCAGCGTTGGAAACGAGATCCCCGCCGATATCGTTCGGTGGACCGGCGCGCGGGCGGTGTCGGAATGGATCGATGAACTCATCGCGGAAGCCAAGCGTGTCGATCCAGGCTGCCTTTGCACGTACTCCAACTTTCCACCCACCGAGTTCGTTCATCCTGCCAGCGTTGATTTCGTCTGCTTCAACGTTTATCTGCATAACGAACAGCCATTTCGGAATTACATGGCCCGGCTGCAGATGATTGCCGAGGCCAAGCCGCTCGTGCTCGGTGAATTCGGCGCTGACTCGCTCCGTGAAGGCGAAGGCAGGAAATCAGAGATGCTCGCCTGGCAAATCGAGGAATCATTCCGGGCGGGCCTGGCGGGAACGGTTGTCTTCACTTACACGGACGAATGGTTTCGCGGAGGCCGGATGGTGGACGACTGGCAGATGGGATTGGTGACCGCCGATCGCCAGGCTAAAGATTCGTTCTATACCGTTCTCAGGCAGTTCAACGCGGCACCTTGTTTTCCGCTCCGCCGTTATCCGCGGATTTCAGTCGTGGTCGCAAGCTACAACGGCGATCGCACGCTGCGGAACTGCCTGCAATCGTTGCAGCGCCTCAATTACCCAGACTACGAAGTCATCCTTGTTGACGACGGATCCAGCGACACCACGCCGAAAATTGCGGCCGAATTCCCTCATGCCCGAACCATCCGCCATCCCAGGAATTTAGGGTTGTCGATTGCTCGCAATACGGGGATTTCGGCGGCGAGCGGGGAAATCGTTGCGTTCACCGACTCGGATTGCCGCGCGGACGAGGACTGGCTCTACCACCTTGCAGCCACGTTGCAGGATGGAGAATTCATCGGCGCGGGCGGACCAAACCTCCTCCCGCCAGAAGACTCGGCGGTGGCCGCAGCGGTCATGGCATCACCGGGCGGGCCCGCCCACGTGATGCTAACCGACAGGCAGGCGGAACACATTCCCGGCTGCAATATGGCCTTCTATCGCAGCGCCCTCGAAGAGATTGGGGGATTCGATCCGACCTATACAAAAGCGGGAGACGACGTCGACATTTGCTGGCGTTTGCAACAGGCGGGCTATCGAATCGGGTTCAGTCCTGCGGCGTTTGTCTGGCATTATCGACGATCGACTGTTCAAGCCTATCTCAAGCAGCAGCATGGATATGGAGAAGCCGAGGCCATGCTCGTCCGGAAACACCCGGAGAATTTCAATGCCCTGGGTGGAAGCATTTGGCATGGGCGCATATACGGCACAGCGAAAGGGGGGCTCGATTTGCAACGGCCAGTGATCTACCACGGGCTATTCGGGAGCGCTGGCTTTCAAAGGCTTTATTCGTCTGGCAGCGGCACGGCACTGATCTTCTGCACGTCGCTGGAGTATCACTTGTTGATCACGTTCCCTCTTTGGGTGATGTCGGCCGTCTCGCACTATTTCATTCCGCTGGCGCTGGCGAGCATGTTGATCACGCTCAGTGTCTGCGCGCTCGCCGCGTACCAGGCCGTCGTGCCTCGCGAACAGCGGCGCTGGTGGTCGCGTCCGCTCGTCGCGTTGATGCATCTTCTGCAGCCGCTCGTCCGCGGGGCAGCCCGATATCAAGGACGGCTCGCAGTCACGCCGCTGCGGCTCGAATCCCAGCAGTCCATCGATTCGCTCGCGCTTCGGGGAAGTCCGAGACCGCTGGGCGAAGTGCAGTATTGGGCGGAACAGCGGATTGAGAGGATTGATTTTGTAAAGGCGATGCTTGACCGCTTGGACAAAAAAGGCTGGCCAAACCGCACAGATACCGGTTGGAACGACTATGACGTTGAGATTTACGGCACGCGGTGGAGTCATCTCCAGGTCGCAACCGTTGCGGAGGAACATCCGAAGCAGCGGCAATTGATTCGTTGCCGGCTGCGCCCAACCTGGTCGTTGTCGGCACGTATTGCTTTCAGCGCGCTTTTGGGATTCGCACTCTTGATCATTGGCTGGATCGGCAGCCCTTGGGCCTGGCTGACGTTGCTCGTCTTGCCCGCCTTCGTGTGGTGGCTGCGACAGGATCAACGCAGCCTTCAAAGCATCATCACTGTCTTCCTCGACGAATTGGCGAAGCAAATGGGCCTCTTTCCACACAACGGACCGAACCCGGCCGATCGAGATTATCCACGACGGGAAACTGAACTGACACATGAGAGTAAGGAAGCCGCGGGCAGACCGCTGTGA
- a CDS encoding PaaI family thioesterase has translation MKELPHTRSCFVCGESNAIGLNLRFHTDGKRVHSCFTPATAHAGFKGVVHGGILSTVLDEIMVWACAVPTRKFAYCVELSVRFNKAARPGEELSVSAEMISSRRDRIFEARSEIQNAKGEIVCSATGRYFAAKPEDAAEMMDDIVGDTNW, from the coding sequence ATGAAAGAACTGCCTCACACGCGATCCTGTTTCGTTTGCGGCGAATCGAATGCAATCGGCCTCAACCTGCGCTTCCACACGGACGGCAAACGCGTTCACTCCTGCTTCACCCCCGCGACAGCCCATGCTGGTTTCAAAGGGGTGGTGCATGGCGGAATCCTTTCCACTGTGTTGGACGAGATCATGGTTTGGGCCTGCGCGGTGCCGACCCGGAAGTTCGCCTACTGTGTGGAATTGAGTGTGCGATTCAATAAAGCCGCGCGCCCCGGAGAGGAATTGAGCGTTTCAGCGGAAATGATCTCGAGCCGCCGCGATCGCATTTTCGAAGCTCGCAGCGAAATCCAGAATGCGAAGGGCGAAATTGTCTGCTCCGCAACGGGCCGATACTTTGCTGCCAAGCCGGAGGATGCAGCTGAGATGATGGATGACATCGTCGGCGATACGAACTGGTAA
- a CDS encoding LptF/LptG family permease, with translation MRLLARYLLRECLVALGFCFSAFLVFWIASDLVTNLSSMQESKMRGTDIAAYYFFMLPDFLPIAIPVALLLALLYALTNHARYNEITAIRAAGVSLWRISLPYFGIAIFCAASLFLLNEYIAPISAERAEEVKNSRLPARSGVNPRIKKNLVFTNSREGRAWHIGAYDKENGNMSHVALEWQLRDGTVRSIFAQYGTYSNRVWTFRNVREMRRASGMGSVHVKSETNLMVLPDLSETPEIIRSEISIAERFSNQGRTRSADIPLRVIRNYIRLHPNPERSMQRWLSSKWHGRFAGPATCLVVVLLAIPFSAGSGRRNVFVGVAASLGIFFAYHILQQIGFAFGEAGHVPTWFGAWFPNLLAAGAGLLMLARVR, from the coding sequence ATGCGTTTGCTGGCTCGTTATCTCCTCCGTGAATGCCTGGTAGCGCTGGGCTTTTGCTTCAGCGCGTTCCTCGTTTTCTGGATTGCCAGCGATCTCGTCACGAACCTCAGCAGCATGCAGGAAAGCAAAATGCGCGGCACCGACATCGCCGCCTACTACTTCTTCATGCTTCCCGACTTCCTTCCGATTGCGATTCCTGTCGCGCTTCTCCTTGCACTGCTTTACGCGTTGACCAACCACGCGCGGTATAACGAGATCACCGCGATCCGCGCAGCCGGCGTGAGTCTCTGGCGCATCAGCCTTCCCTACTTCGGTATTGCGATTTTTTGCGCCGCGTCCTTGTTCCTGCTCAATGAGTATATCGCGCCCATTTCCGCTGAACGCGCCGAAGAGGTAAAGAACAGCCGCCTCCCCGCCCGATCGGGAGTCAATCCGCGGATCAAAAAAAACCTGGTCTTCACAAACTCGCGCGAAGGCCGCGCCTGGCACATCGGCGCCTACGACAAGGAAAATGGGAACATGTCGCATGTCGCCCTGGAGTGGCAGCTTAGAGACGGAACGGTCCGCTCCATTTTCGCCCAATATGGCACCTACTCGAATCGCGTATGGACATTTCGGAACGTCCGCGAAATGCGTCGGGCCTCCGGCATGGGCTCCGTTCACGTCAAATCGGAAACCAACCTCATGGTCCTGCCCGATTTGTCCGAGACGCCGGAAATCATCCGCAGTGAAATCAGCATCGCCGAACGGTTCAGTAATCAGGGCCGCACTCGATCGGCCGACATCCCCCTCCGCGTCATCAGAAATTACATCCGGCTGCATCCAAACCCGGAGCGCTCAATGCAACGCTGGCTCAGCAGCAAGTGGCATGGACGGTTCGCGGGGCCTGCCACGTGCCTGGTCGTGGTGTTGCTCGCAATTCCCTTCTCTGCAGGGTCGGGGCGCCGAAACGTTTTCGTGGGAGTCGCGGCAAGCCTCGGGATCTTTTTCGCCTACCATATTCTCCAACAAATCGGGTTTGCATTCGGGGAGGCGGGCCATGTTCCGACCTGGTTCGGGGCCTGGTTTCCGAACCTCCTCGCGGCGGGCGCCGGATTGCTGATGCTGGCGCGGGTTCGATGA
- a CDS encoding Nif3-like dinuclear metal center hexameric protein, producing MVRFTDKLLRTAEVGDYDGAANGLQVENSGKVTRIAATVDASLATINLAIEADGDLLVVHHGLFWGPTHPWVGSKYKLMQLLIQHDLAVYSSHLPLDLHPELGNNAQLCAALGFTRTAPFFSSHGQDIGLLANAKVDRGELLKRLASATGGNPHLIAAGPSQCKRIGVVTGGAGGDLMKAAASGLDTFITGEGPHWTFAMAEELGVNVFYAGHYATETFGVKALAESLSRKFKVPWIFLDHPTGL from the coding sequence ATGGTTCGATTCACTGATAAACTGCTGCGCACGGCGGAGGTCGGGGATTACGACGGCGCGGCAAATGGATTGCAGGTGGAGAACTCGGGCAAGGTGACGCGAATAGCCGCGACTGTGGATGCCAGTCTTGCAACGATCAATCTCGCGATCGAAGCGGACGGGGATCTGCTCGTTGTTCATCATGGGCTTTTCTGGGGTCCAACCCATCCATGGGTTGGGTCGAAATACAAGCTGATGCAGTTGCTTATCCAGCATGACCTGGCTGTTTACAGCTCGCATTTGCCGCTCGACCTGCATCCCGAACTCGGCAACAACGCGCAACTGTGCGCTGCGCTTGGCTTCACCCGGACAGCTCCTTTTTTTTCCAGTCACGGCCAGGACATTGGATTGCTCGCCAACGCCAAAGTGGATCGCGGAGAACTGCTGAAGCGGCTTGCCTCGGCCACAGGCGGCAACCCGCACCTCATAGCTGCAGGCCCTTCCCAGTGCAAAAGAATCGGAGTGGTGACTGGCGGCGCTGGCGGCGATTTGATGAAAGCGGCAGCGAGCGGATTGGACACTTTCATCACGGGCGAGGGTCCGCATTGGACCTTTGCCATGGCCGAGGAACTGGGCGTGAACGTCTTCTACGCGGGACATTACGCCACGGAAACCTTTGGCGTTAAGGCGCTGGCGGAATCCTTGTCGCGGAAGTTCAAGGTTCCGTGGATATTTCTCGATCATCCGACCGGATTGTAG
- the lhgO gene encoding L-2-hydroxyglutarate oxidase, with translation MTAVTHPGPASTQYDVVVIGGGIVGLSAAFRLLESRPGLKLALIEKEGRLAAHQTGNNSGVLHSGLYYKPGSEKAKLSVSGLQQMIAFCREHSVKFDQCGKIVVATDDSELPRLETLWERGNANGLAGLRRLTPVEIKEIEPHAAGIAAIHVPQEGIVDYPAVCEKLGDLIRQRGGEVRLNTKVQSIVPGPHFTIHTNIGSLSARQVITCGGLHSDRLVRASGQNPTAKIIPFRGEYYKLRKDRQHLVRHLIYPVPDPKFPFLGVHFTRLIHGGIEAGPNAVLAFAREGYKWRHLNVRDLTESLTFPGLWRFLVKYPSMCGYEIRRSLSKLEFCRSLQKLVPEIRVADLEPGGAGVRAQAMTSDGKLVEDFHFEEQPGLLHVVNAPSPAATAALAIGSKIAARFSAAKAEGVYNPVG, from the coding sequence TTGACCGCTGTCACACATCCCGGCCCCGCTTCCACGCAATATGATGTCGTGGTCATCGGCGGCGGAATTGTCGGCCTTTCTGCTGCGTTCCGGTTATTGGAATCACGCCCCGGATTGAAGCTCGCGCTGATTGAGAAGGAGGGGAGACTCGCCGCGCATCAAACTGGAAACAACAGCGGCGTCCTCCACTCAGGGCTGTATTACAAACCCGGATCAGAAAAGGCAAAGCTCAGTGTTTCCGGCCTGCAGCAGATGATCGCGTTCTGCCGCGAGCACAGCGTCAAGTTTGATCAATGCGGAAAAATCGTCGTCGCTACCGACGACTCCGAACTGCCGCGGCTTGAAACCTTATGGGAGCGAGGCAACGCAAATGGTCTCGCAGGCCTGCGCCGGCTTACACCTGTTGAGATCAAAGAAATTGAACCGCATGCTGCGGGAATAGCTGCGATTCACGTTCCGCAGGAAGGGATCGTCGATTACCCGGCCGTCTGCGAAAAGCTCGGCGACTTGATCCGGCAGCGGGGCGGGGAAGTTCGACTGAATACAAAGGTTCAAAGCATTGTTCCAGGGCCGCATTTCACGATCCACACGAACATCGGTTCATTGTCAGCGAGGCAAGTGATCACATGCGGCGGACTCCATTCCGATCGGCTCGTTCGGGCCAGCGGACAGAATCCCACTGCAAAGATCATCCCGTTCCGCGGCGAATATTACAAACTCCGGAAGGATCGGCAGCATCTGGTGCGTCACCTGATCTACCCCGTTCCCGACCCGAAGTTTCCGTTCCTGGGCGTACACTTCACGCGCTTGATTCACGGTGGCATCGAAGCGGGTCCAAATGCCGTGCTGGCGTTTGCACGCGAAGGATATAAATGGCGTCATCTGAACGTGCGAGACCTCACGGAATCGCTGACGTTTCCCGGCCTGTGGCGATTTCTCGTGAAGTATCCCAGCATGTGCGGTTACGAAATCCGCCGCTCGCTTTCAAAACTCGAGTTTTGCCGCTCACTGCAAAAACTCGTTCCTGAAATCCGGGTGGCAGACCTGGAACCCGGCGGCGCCGGCGTCCGAGCCCAGGCGATGACGTCAGACGGAAAACTGGTCGAAGATTTTCATTTCGAGGAACAACCCGGGCTGCTGCACGTGGTTAACGCCCCATCTCCCGCTGCCACAGCCGCTCTCGCCATCGGATCCAAAATCGCCGCGCGATTTTCTGCGGCGAAGGCGGAGGGCGTCTACAATCCGGTCGGATGA
- a CDS encoding NAD-dependent epimerase/dehydratase family protein, protein MRVTIIGANGLVGSAFARLLGRQPDIELTCVTRQNFDALPAAHSDVVIEAACNSRKFLADQDPAGEFAASVQHRLLSLQKFTAGLQLHISSVDVYNDVSSPGTTREDAPIDVRSSSRYGFHKHLAEQLVQHYASSWLIVRLAGMVGPGLRKNPVFDIINGQPLRIHPDSRYQFMLTDEVAQVAWALVQTGFRQQIFNVCGTGLISMREVAAIAQRDLNLAMLPADAIPRVVEASNEKLAALFPVNSSVYAIETFLREHRAPNLGRG, encoded by the coding sequence ATGCGTGTAACGATCATTGGGGCGAATGGGCTCGTCGGGTCCGCTTTCGCCCGCCTGCTCGGCAGGCAGCCTGATATCGAACTCACATGCGTCACACGGCAGAACTTCGACGCGCTGCCTGCTGCGCACAGCGACGTGGTTATCGAGGCGGCGTGCAATTCCAGAAAGTTTCTCGCGGACCAGGATCCCGCAGGTGAGTTCGCGGCGTCGGTTCAACACCGCCTTCTTTCGCTCCAAAAATTCACAGCCGGCCTTCAACTCCACATTTCCAGCGTGGACGTCTACAACGACGTTTCCTCACCGGGCACGACGCGTGAGGATGCCCCGATCGACGTGCGCAGCTCCTCGCGATATGGATTTCACAAGCACCTCGCGGAACAACTCGTCCAGCATTATGCCTCGTCATGGCTAATCGTCCGACTCGCCGGCATGGTGGGGCCGGGACTTAGGAAAAATCCTGTGTTCGACATCATCAACGGACAGCCGCTGCGAATTCATCCCGATTCCCGGTATCAATTCATGCTCACTGACGAAGTCGCGCAGGTTGCTTGGGCGCTGGTTCAGACTGGCTTCCGACAGCAGATCTTTAACGTCTGTGGCACTGGACTGATCAGCATGCGCGAGGTTGCTGCCATTGCGCAGCGTGATTTGAATCTCGCAATGCTCCCCGCCGATGCCATTCCCCGTGTCGTCGAAGCGAGCAACGAAAAGCTCGCCGCCTTGTTCCCCGTGAACTCGAGCGTTTACGCCATCGAAACCTTTCTTCGGGAACATCGAGCGCCGAATCTCGGGAGAGGATAA
- a CDS encoding GDP-L-fucose synthase, giving the protein MDLDKARILVTGASGFVGRNVVQLMRDRGLQPVTPSRSAFNLLEQAAVRRMLEETKPDVVFHLAGLIGGIGANKARPADFCYENLLMGTVMLHESWRAGARKYVTLMGGCSYPAHAPSPIKETELFNGMPQAESAPYSLAKAMSAIQAEAYRRQHQFDAIVLVPGNLYGPFDNFDLNNSHVIPALIRKYVEAKKTGRKEIVAWGTGRPTRDFVYVEDACRVILKAAGEYSGSEIINISSGRPVSIRELTETVAELVGYDGKVVWDSSKPDGQMFKGFDVTRMKTLLGCDCPTTLRSGLEKTIAWFLSNPAEIRL; this is encoded by the coding sequence ATGGATTTGGACAAAGCCAGGATTCTCGTGACGGGAGCCAGCGGTTTCGTTGGACGCAACGTCGTGCAACTGATGCGTGATCGCGGTTTGCAGCCCGTAACGCCGTCGCGCTCCGCGTTCAACCTTCTCGAACAGGCGGCAGTGCGCCGCATGCTCGAAGAAACCAAGCCGGACGTTGTCTTCCATTTGGCCGGGTTGATTGGAGGGATCGGCGCCAACAAAGCGCGACCTGCCGATTTTTGTTATGAGAACCTGCTGATGGGAACGGTGATGCTCCACGAGTCGTGGCGGGCAGGCGCGCGAAAATATGTCACGCTCATGGGCGGCTGCAGCTATCCCGCTCACGCGCCCAGCCCAATCAAGGAAACCGAGCTCTTCAACGGAATGCCGCAAGCTGAAAGCGCCCCATATTCCCTGGCCAAGGCGATGAGCGCCATCCAGGCGGAAGCTTATCGCCGCCAGCACCAATTCGATGCCATTGTGCTTGTGCCCGGCAATCTTTACGGCCCCTTCGACAATTTCGATCTCAACAACTCCCACGTCATTCCCGCGCTGATCCGGAAATACGTGGAGGCGAAGAAAACCGGGCGCAAGGAGATCGTTGCGTGGGGCACGGGCCGTCCGACACGCGATTTCGTTTACGTCGAAGATGCGTGCAGAGTCATTTTGAAAGCCGCCGGGGAATACAGCGGCAGCGAAATCATCAACATTTCCTCCGGCCGGCCAGTGTCCATCCGCGAGCTGACAGAGACCGTTGCTGAACTTGTCGGGTATGACGGCAAAGTCGTCTGGGACAGCTCCAAGCCTGACGGACAAATGTTCAAGGGGTTTGATGTGACACGAATGAAAACGCTCCTCGGATGTGATTGTCCCACGACCCTTCGAAGCGGTCTGGAAAAAACGATCGCGTGGTTTCTCAGCAACCCCGCGGAGATCCGCCTGTAG
- a CDS encoding methyltransferase domain-containing protein, with protein MNEVDQNWARLRSVNVNATRPIAYESPDHLVPWGTRRDNSRNRRFNQKLYKLFGEQRGPLWIADLGCSGGGFVKDCLDDGCVAVGLEGSDFSKRLRRAEWRTIPEYLFTADITAPFEILGEFEGGKRLIQFDVVTSWEVMEHIHERDLPAVAANVKKHLRPGGLWIMSIASQDDFVNGVNLHQSVKPAQWWIDFFRSVGLQHDEAYVRYFNTQYIRGPKYFAPGSFHLVVTNDRAKAPSVPHESTLVRLSDVWIGSFPQRVLRYAVTGSAF; from the coding sequence ATGAATGAAGTGGACCAGAACTGGGCTCGCCTGCGATCCGTCAATGTCAACGCCACCCGGCCCATCGCTTACGAATCGCCAGACCACCTCGTGCCATGGGGCACTCGCCGCGACAACAGCCGCAATCGCCGCTTCAATCAGAAGCTTTATAAACTGTTCGGCGAACAAAGGGGCCCTCTCTGGATCGCAGACCTCGGCTGCTCCGGGGGTGGATTCGTAAAAGACTGCCTCGACGACGGCTGTGTTGCAGTCGGTCTGGAAGGGAGTGACTTCTCAAAGCGACTTCGCCGCGCGGAATGGCGCACGATTCCCGAATACCTGTTCACGGCGGATATCACTGCGCCGTTCGAAATCCTCGGCGAGTTCGAGGGTGGGAAGCGATTGATCCAGTTCGACGTCGTGACTTCATGGGAAGTCATGGAACACATCCACGAGCGGGATCTCCCGGCGGTCGCCGCAAACGTGAAGAAACACCTGCGGCCTGGCGGGCTGTGGATCATGAGTATCGCGTCCCAGGACGATTTCGTGAACGGCGTGAATTTGCATCAGAGCGTTAAGCCGGCCCAGTGGTGGATCGACTTCTTCCGATCAGTCGGTTTGCAGCACGACGAGGCGTATGTCCGCTACTTCAATACGCAATACATCCGCGGCCCGAAATATTTTGCGCCCGGCAGTTTTCACCTGGTGGTGACAAACGATCGCGCGAAGGCCCCATCGGTTCCGCATGAATCCACGCTCGTCCGGCTGAGCGATGTTTGGATTGGAAGTTTCCCTCAACGCGTACTGCGCTATGCTGTGACCGGAAGTGCCTTTTAG
- a CDS encoding kinase: protein MIISRTPFRISFFGGGTDYPAWYRQHGGAVLAATINKYCYLTCRYLPPFLEHRIRVVYSRIEHCQSVDEIVHPSVRESLRFLKVDRGIEIHHAADLPGRSGMGSSSAFTVGLLHALYALKGRVAGKKQLAREGIHVEQDRLKETVGSQDQVCAAYGGLNRINFLQNGDFSVQPMTLSQSRVRELNSNLMLFYTGIKRTASEVASSYGTADAVDQRANLLNRMREYVEQGAEILNSRQDLRMFGELLHDNWLAKRELSHKVSNPQIDGLYDRGRAAGAIGGKLLGAGAGGFLLLFVPPDRQAAVRSEFESLIHVPFKFEFAGSQIIFFDHEEDFTKHDKARASQKLDAFRESNADAAAPHMPPSDE, encoded by the coding sequence ATGATCATCAGCAGAACTCCGTTTCGCATCTCGTTTTTTGGCGGCGGGACAGACTACCCCGCGTGGTATCGCCAGCATGGCGGAGCCGTGCTCGCAGCAACGATCAACAAGTACTGCTACCTCACGTGCCGCTATCTCCCCCCATTTCTCGAACATCGCATCCGAGTCGTCTACTCACGCATCGAACATTGCCAGAGCGTGGACGAAATCGTTCACCCGTCAGTACGGGAATCCCTGCGGTTTCTAAAAGTCGATCGCGGGATTGAAATCCATCATGCTGCCGATCTCCCGGGACGGAGCGGAATGGGATCCAGCTCCGCATTCACGGTTGGCCTCCTTCATGCCCTCTATGCCCTCAAGGGCCGCGTCGCGGGAAAGAAACAGCTCGCCCGGGAAGGCATACACGTCGAGCAGGATCGCTTGAAGGAAACCGTCGGATCGCAGGATCAAGTCTGCGCCGCTTATGGAGGGTTAAATCGCATCAACTTCCTTCAGAACGGCGATTTTTCAGTACAGCCAATGACCCTGTCGCAGTCGCGTGTGCGCGAGCTGAACTCCAATCTGATGCTGTTCTACACGGGCATCAAGAGAACCGCTTCGGAAGTGGCGTCCAGTTACGGGACTGCCGATGCCGTGGACCAACGCGCGAATCTCCTGAACCGTATGCGGGAATACGTGGAACAGGGAGCCGAGATTCTGAACAGCCGGCAGGATTTGCGGATGTTCGGGGAACTGTTGCACGACAACTGGCTCGCGAAACGCGAGTTGAGCCACAAGGTTTCGAACCCTCAGATTGACGGACTCTACGACAGAGGGCGGGCCGCAGGGGCCATCGGTGGAAAACTGCTCGGCGCGGGCGCGGGCGGCTTCCTCCTTCTGTTTGTCCCGCCGGATCGCCAGGCTGCGGTGCGAAGCGAATTCGAGTCGCTCATCCACGTGCCGTTCAAGTTCGAATTCGCGGGCAGCCAGATTATCTTTTTCGATCACGAAGAGGATTTTACAAAGCACGACAAAGCAAGGGCTTCACAAAAGCTCGATGCGTTTCGTGAATCGAATGCCGATGCTGCCGCACCACACATGCCTCCCTCTGACGAATGA
- a CDS encoding sugar phosphate nucleotidyltransferase, whose protein sequence is MRPHLDQITAVVLAGGFGTRIQHLLREIPKPMAPVFGKPFIEWILRYLADQGVRNAVLSTGYLAETVEQHFATCPVAAMKIECALENVPLGTAGGFLNAAAAATQETRAWLVMNGDSLALAPLQPLVDSLNDSGIDGAILGVPMTEASRYGTLAQTAAGELAGFLEKRPGAGIINAGVYLFRDSLIRTFPVKRPLSFETDVFPMLAERGTRLKVCVTDAPFLDIGTPESLPLAEAFVRQQAEWFGNAMT, encoded by the coding sequence ATGCGCCCGCACCTTGACCAGATTACTGCTGTCGTTCTCGCGGGCGGTTTCGGCACGCGCATACAGCATCTGCTCCGCGAGATTCCAAAGCCCATGGCGCCCGTTTTCGGAAAACCGTTCATAGAATGGATTCTTCGCTACCTCGCGGATCAGGGCGTGCGCAACGCAGTGTTATCGACAGGCTATCTGGCAGAAACTGTGGAACAACATTTCGCCACATGCCCCGTGGCTGCCATGAAGATCGAATGCGCGCTCGAAAATGTTCCGCTCGGAACCGCGGGTGGATTTTTAAATGCCGCTGCTGCTGCAACGCAGGAGACTCGCGCCTGGCTGGTAATGAACGGGGATTCCCTGGCGCTGGCACCGCTGCAACCGCTTGTCGATTCCCTGAACGATTCGGGAATCGACGGCGCAATCCTGGGGGTTCCCATGACTGAAGCGAGCCGATATGGAACACTTGCCCAAACGGCTGCGGGCGAACTCGCCGGGTTCCTGGAGAAGCGCCCAGGCGCGGGAATCATCAACGCCGGGGTTTACTTGTTTCGCGATTCGCTCATACGGACCTTTCCCGTCAAACGTCCCCTCAGTTTCGAAACGGACGTGTTTCCGATGCTGGCCGAGCGGGGGACACGATTGAAAGTCTGCGTGACGGACGCTCCGTTTTTAGATATAGGCACACCCGAATCATTGCCCCTGGCCGAAGCGTTCGTGCGCCAACAAGCGGAATGGTTCGGGAACGCAATGACATGA